The Methanothrix soehngenii GP6 genome has a window encoding:
- a CDS encoding methytransferase partner Trm112, whose product MKRDLLDILACPMCKGDLILEVFEENESEILAGKLCCRACNEIYPIEDGIPNMLPPELRE is encoded by the coding sequence ATGAAACGCGATCTTCTCGATATTCTGGCTTGCCCTATGTGCAAAGGAGACCTGATACTGGAGGTATTCGAAGAGAACGAGTCGGAGATATTAGCCGGCAAGCTCTGCTGTCGTGCTTGCAATGAGATCTATCCCATTGAGGACGGGATTCCAAATATGCTGCCCCCAGAGCTTCGAGAATGA
- a CDS encoding amidohydrolase family protein produces MIIDFHAHIYPPPVAAKILPAARRKLKVEVPGSGAPQDLLGHMSRSGIARSVLLPLAKGREDVSSLNDWILSVSDEGLIPFGAIHPFMENLEAELDRLAGCGVRGVKIMPLLQEFYPDDQCCERLYEALIKREMMLVTHTGRDPLEREEVFGTPERFARVVQCYPELKLLLAHLGGMRMWDESRRHLLPAGGNAYFDTAYVSFYLDEKNMADLIQDIGADRVIFGSDYPWEIPGRAVEIIQRLDLSEGEKEAILWKNASILLE; encoded by the coding sequence ATGATCATCGACTTTCATGCCCACATCTATCCTCCGCCAGTGGCAGCCAAGATCCTTCCCGCGGCCAGAAGAAAGCTGAAGGTAGAGGTGCCGGGAAGCGGAGCGCCCCAGGACCTCTTGGGGCACATGAGCCGTTCCGGGATCGCGAGATCGGTCCTCCTCCCCCTGGCCAAAGGCAGAGAGGACGTCTCCAGCCTCAACGACTGGATCCTGTCAGTATCAGATGAGGGCCTGATCCCCTTTGGAGCCATCCATCCGTTTATGGAGAACCTGGAGGCGGAGCTGGACCGGCTGGCTGGTTGCGGCGTGCGGGGGGTCAAGATAATGCCTCTGCTGCAGGAGTTCTATCCCGATGATCAGTGCTGCGAGAGGCTTTACGAGGCATTGATCAAAAGAGAGATGATGCTAGTCACTCACACGGGCCGGGATCCTCTGGAGAGGGAGGAGGTCTTCGGGACGCCGGAGCGCTTTGCTAGAGTCGTCCAGTGCTATCCAGAGCTCAAGCTCTTGCTGGCCCATCTGGGCGGGATGCGAATGTGGGATGAGTCGAGAAGGCATCTTCTCCCCGCTGGAGGAAATGCCTATTTTGATACCGCTTATGTCTCCTTTTATCTGGATGAAAAGAATATGGCGGATCTGATCCAGGATATTGGGGCGGATCGGGTGATATTCGGCAGCGACTATCCCTGGGAGATTCCGGGCAGAGCAGTGGAGATAATCCAGAGGCTTGATCTATCAGAGGGAGAGAAGGAGGCCATACTCTGGAAGAATGCCTCCATTTTATTGGAGTGA
- a CDS encoding DNA topoisomerase IV subunit A yields the protein MAGSDDRKSSERALRDSRSKKAEENLLRLADSLYGQFQRGVVPHISLPSRTKGNIEFSTKDDVWIYGDQETMRSVKTVRGAKTILKTVHLTELLIDEHLKNNRGSTLREIYYISENWDIAKFHEQAESDRLIEDLEIVTDLHREDFHVRPEEDGAAVFGPLRLKEQTRRGEKEMHCQEDVGEAGYQIPFNVDNIEFINHDARMVMAIETGGMYARLIENGFDEEYNAILVHIKGQPARSTRRIIKRLNTELNLPVVVFTDGDPWSYRIFASIAYGAIKSAHLSDHLVTPKARFLGVQPSDIVDYNLSTDKLTDRDLQALKSELSDPRFANPYWEKQIHLQIDLKKKAEQQAFAGKGLDFVTKTYLPDRLTEMGII from the coding sequence ATGGCAGGATCAGATGACAGGAAGAGTTCGGAGAGAGCGTTGAGGGATTCCCGGTCGAAAAAGGCAGAAGAGAACCTTCTCCGTCTGGCCGATTCGCTCTATGGCCAGTTTCAGCGGGGAGTTGTACCTCATATATCTCTGCCCTCCCGGACCAAGGGAAATATCGAGTTCTCCACTAAAGACGATGTCTGGATCTACGGAGACCAGGAGACGATGCGCAGCGTCAAGACGGTTCGGGGAGCCAAGACCATTCTTAAAACCGTCCACCTGACAGAGCTGCTGATAGATGAGCATCTCAAGAACAATCGGGGCTCGACATTAAGAGAGATCTATTACATCTCCGAGAACTGGGATATAGCCAAGTTCCATGAGCAGGCAGAGAGCGACCGGCTGATCGAGGATCTGGAGATTGTAACCGATCTGCACCGGGAGGACTTTCACGTCCGTCCGGAGGAGGACGGAGCGGCTGTCTTCGGGCCGCTTCGCCTGAAAGAGCAGACCCGCCGGGGGGAGAAAGAGATGCACTGCCAGGAGGACGTTGGCGAGGCCGGCTACCAGATACCCTTCAACGTGGATAACATCGAGTTCATCAACCATGATGCCCGGATGGTCATGGCCATTGAGACCGGCGGAATGTACGCCCGGCTGATAGAAAACGGCTTTGATGAGGAGTATAATGCCATCCTGGTGCACATCAAAGGCCAGCCTGCCAGGTCCACCCGGCGGATCATAAAGAGGCTGAACACGGAGCTGAACCTCCCGGTTGTAGTCTTCACCGATGGCGATCCCTGGTCCTATCGCATCTTCGCCAGCATAGCCTATGGAGCGATCAAGAGCGCCCACCTCTCCGATCATCTGGTAACGCCCAAGGCCCGCTTCCTGGGAGTGCAGCCCAGCGATATCGTGGATTATAACCTATCCACGGACAAGCTTACGGACAGAGATCTTCAGGCCCTGAAGAGCGAGCTTTCTGATCCGAGGTTTGCCAATCCCTACTGGGAAAAGCAGATCCACTTGCAAATAGACCTCAAGAAGAAGGCCGAGCAGCAGGCTTTTGCCGGAAAGGGGCTGGACTTTGTAACCAAGACCTATCTGCCGGATAGGCTGACGGAGATGGGGATCATCTGA
- a CDS encoding DNA topoisomerase VI subunit B, with the protein MEIAEELAKQQKAISVAEFFEKNRQILGFDSAPRALITCVKEAVDNSLDACEDAGILPDIFVQIKKSGEYFQVIVEDNGPGIVPEEIPRVFAKLLYGSRFHTLRQSRGQQGIGISAGVLYSQLTSGRPTRVISKIAPDRPAYYCELMINTSKNEPEIIKAEEVDWERPRGTRVEMEMEGSYVRSRRQSVYGSLKSAAIVNPHARLTLVEPEGNVEVFERATESLPKKAYAIQPHPEGIELGELIKLLRYTDKKKLRVFLKETFSSIGTISAQELCKKADLDPEAPPASLDHDEAVRLLLAFKQIRVKSPPVDCLSPIGEELIRAGLEKEFRLDFIATTTRPVSVYSGNPFLVEVGLGYGGELAREGRIEILRFANRVPLVYQQGACAITHAVESVSWKNYSLSQSAGSGIPVGPAVLLVHIASTNIPFTSESKDAVADMPEILVEIDLGLKEVARKLRRYLSRQSLLSERREKEEIIRKILPRIAKKLSDVLDRPEPDIGPVVAKIMGNLLVYRESEQQDGRISVRLVVENHSDLVRSFKLHELLGEKAEAISPPAKVISLGDGYDHHWKLSVGPGQKAIISYQIGANSSGPAKPVVEGLDPEIVTGARAI; encoded by the coding sequence ATGGAGATCGCTGAGGAGCTGGCTAAACAGCAGAAGGCCATCTCCGTAGCTGAATTTTTTGAGAAGAACCGTCAGATCCTTGGATTCGACTCCGCGCCTCGCGCCTTAATCACCTGTGTGAAAGAGGCGGTGGACAACTCTTTGGACGCCTGCGAGGATGCGGGCATTCTGCCGGACATATTCGTGCAGATAAAGAAGAGCGGCGAATACTTTCAGGTCATAGTGGAGGACAACGGCCCGGGGATTGTGCCGGAGGAGATCCCGCGCGTCTTTGCCAAACTGCTCTATGGTTCTCGATTTCATACTCTGCGCCAGAGCAGAGGCCAGCAGGGCATAGGAATCTCCGCCGGGGTGCTCTACTCCCAGCTCACCAGCGGCAGGCCTACGCGAGTTATATCCAAGATCGCTCCGGACAGGCCTGCATATTACTGTGAGCTCATGATCAACACCTCCAAAAACGAGCCTGAGATCATTAAAGCAGAGGAGGTGGACTGGGAGAGGCCTCGGGGAACGCGGGTGGAGATGGAAATGGAGGGCTCTTATGTCCGCAGCCGCAGGCAGTCTGTCTATGGCTCATTGAAGAGCGCCGCTATCGTCAACCCCCATGCCCGCTTAACCCTGGTGGAGCCGGAGGGAAATGTGGAGGTCTTCGAGCGGGCGACGGAGAGCCTTCCCAAGAAGGCCTATGCCATCCAGCCCCATCCAGAGGGAATAGAGCTTGGGGAGCTGATCAAGCTCTTGCGCTATACCGACAAGAAGAAGCTCCGGGTATTTCTTAAGGAGACCTTCTCCTCCATCGGAACGATCTCCGCCCAGGAGCTGTGCAAAAAAGCGGATCTGGACCCTGAAGCTCCTCCTGCAAGCCTGGACCACGATGAGGCGGTGCGCTTGCTTTTGGCCTTCAAACAGATCCGGGTTAAGTCGCCTCCAGTGGACTGCTTGTCTCCCATCGGCGAGGAGCTGATCCGGGCGGGGCTGGAGAAGGAGTTCCGGCTGGACTTCATCGCCACCACCACCAGGCCGGTATCCGTCTACTCAGGCAATCCCTTCCTGGTTGAGGTGGGACTGGGCTATGGCGGTGAGCTGGCCCGAGAAGGCCGCATAGAGATACTCCGATTCGCCAATCGAGTCCCCCTGGTCTACCAGCAAGGAGCCTGCGCCATAACTCATGCTGTGGAGTCGGTCTCCTGGAAGAACTATTCTCTGAGCCAGTCCGCAGGAAGCGGCATTCCCGTCGGTCCGGCAGTGCTGCTGGTGCACATCGCCTCCACCAATATCCCCTTCACCTCGGAGAGTAAGGATGCGGTGGCCGATATGCCGGAGATTCTCGTTGAGATCGACCTGGGGCTCAAGGAGGTGGCTCGAAAGCTGCGCCGCTACCTGAGCAGGCAGAGCCTGCTATCCGAGAGACGGGAGAAGGAGGAGATCATCAGAAAGATCCTTCCCCGGATAGCAAAGAAGCTCTCCGATGTCCTGGACCGCCCCGAGCCGGACATAGGACCGGTGGTGGCCAAGATCATGGGCAACCTTCTGGTTTACAGGGAGAGCGAACAGCAGGACGGCCGGATCTCGGTCCGGCTGGTGGTTGAGAACCACAGCGACCTTGTAAGATCCTTCAAGCTGCATGAGCTTTTGGGGGAGAAGGCGGAGGCGATCAGTCCCCCTGCCAAGGTAATTTCTCTGGGGGATGGATACGACCACCACTGGAAGCTCTCCGTAGGCCCGGGCCAGAAGGCCATTATCAGCTACCAGATCGGGGCGAATAGCAGCGGGCCAGCTAAGCCGGTGGTAGAGGGTCTGGACCCGGAGATCGTCACCGGCGCCAGAGCGATCTGA
- a CDS encoding Lrp/AsnC ligand binding domain-containing protein: MVIGVTMVKVVPGQEKTVYNALQEIDGIKDVYHVFGEFDFVVIIEVEGLSMLNKLVDVIREIDNVNATQTVVGAEL; this comes from the coding sequence ATGGTAATTGGTGTAACGATGGTCAAGGTGGTGCCAGGACAGGAGAAGACTGTCTACAATGCTCTGCAGGAGATCGACGGCATCAAGGATGTATATCATGTCTTTGGCGAATTCGATTTCGTGGTGATCATTGAGGTCGAGGGCCTGAGCATGCTCAACAAGCTGGTCGATGTTATCAGAGAGATCGACAACGTCAATGCCACCCAGACGGTGGTCGGGGCCGAGCTTTAA
- a CDS encoding RPA family protein, producing the protein MAGFSREVARRIFAEELKSSNYSFREGEDQHQYAPQYLLTPTGAKCNRVFFVGTLTEKDDIGTDVEYWRGRVVDPTGSILIYAGQYQPEAAQILASMDAPAFVSIVGKPNLYQTEDGNVIISLRAESIQRVDEATRNQWIMDTARRTLERLSLLEKAEPAPLSSDFTTADSAYPSTNQQDASRARVHYHTDIERYRKMVARALASLKADLGKTVGDDSGSLASSAESERMGEENGDELHEPIEEGFEAKPEAKQKEMPEEKQPNKKIKPKKGGSLDSWPEAGGDEEVETFNLGKKS; encoded by the coding sequence ATGGCGGGATTTTCCAGAGAGGTGGCGCGCAGGATATTCGCCGAGGAGCTGAAGAGTTCAAACTACTCCTTCCGGGAAGGTGAGGACCAGCATCAATATGCTCCTCAATACCTTCTCACCCCTACCGGGGCCAAATGCAATCGGGTCTTCTTCGTGGGAACGCTGACCGAGAAGGACGATATCGGTACAGATGTGGAGTACTGGCGGGGGCGAGTGGTGGACCCGACGGGCAGCATCTTGATCTATGCCGGGCAGTACCAGCCAGAGGCCGCTCAGATACTGGCCAGCATGGATGCACCTGCTTTTGTCTCCATCGTGGGAAAGCCCAACCTCTACCAGACGGAGGACGGCAATGTCATCATATCTCTGCGCGCTGAGTCCATCCAGAGGGTGGATGAGGCAACCAGAAACCAGTGGATAATGGATACCGCCAGGCGCACTCTTGAGAGGCTCTCACTCCTCGAGAAGGCTGAACCAGCTCCATTGTCAAGCGACTTTACCACCGCAGACAGCGCTTATCCCTCCACCAATCAGCAGGATGCGTCTCGGGCCCGGGTGCACTATCATACCGATATAGAGCGCTACCGCAAAATGGTCGCTCGGGCCCTTGCCTCTCTGAAGGCGGACCTGGGCAAGACTGTAGGAGATGATTCCGGGTCTCTTGCCTCTTCCGCCGAGTCCGAAAGGATGGGGGAAGAGAATGGAGATGAGCTGCACGAGCCCATTGAAGAGGGGTTCGAGGCGAAGCCGGAAGCAAAGCAAAAGGAAATGCCAGAGGAAAAGCAGCCCAATAAAAAGATCAAGCCCAAGAAGGGTGGATCGCTGGACTCCTGGCCCGAGGCCGGGGGGGACGAAGAAGTGGAGACCTTCAACCTTGGAAAGAAGAGCTGA
- a CDS encoding replication protein A, translating into MKEIIDQISARLREQNILVPDEEIEVRLKKLIDDFRVPEGEARRSVLNYFQKEHGIMPQARASSEKVKLSEIKESGRWVDLEVKVLDLWEPATEAISQTGLVGDGSGAMKFVKWKKSDLPDLVLGQSYSLKKVITDEFQGRFSIKLNRTSQIEPLENEVEARSVSKAAQEMKVIEISEPGLWVDLKVKVAQLWEPNSDSISQSGLIGDETGSIKFVKWTKADLANLEEGKSYLLRNLVTDEFQGRFSVKLNRTSQIEPLDVDIEIGSQAAEFSGALVDVQKGSGLIKRCPVCKRSLAKGVCTEHGKVDGTYDLRIKAVLDDGRRVQDVLINRETTERLVGLTLDEARMMAMEALDHEVVRSLIESKLVGRYFAIAGPRVDRYLLVETINELMPVTESSVDELMSRVEAI; encoded by the coding sequence ATGAAAGAAATAATAGATCAGATATCGGCTCGTCTCAGGGAGCAGAACATCCTTGTCCCTGATGAGGAGATTGAGGTTCGCCTAAAGAAGCTAATCGACGATTTTCGCGTGCCGGAAGGAGAAGCAAGAAGATCGGTCTTGAACTACTTCCAAAAGGAGCATGGAATTATGCCTCAAGCCAGGGCCAGCTCGGAGAAGGTCAAGCTCTCCGAGATCAAGGAATCCGGCCGGTGGGTGGATTTGGAGGTTAAGGTTCTGGATCTCTGGGAGCCGGCGACTGAAGCCATCTCTCAGACCGGCCTGGTCGGCGATGGCTCGGGAGCAATGAAGTTTGTTAAATGGAAGAAGTCCGATCTGCCCGATCTGGTCTTAGGCCAGAGCTATTCTCTGAAGAAAGTGATCACGGATGAGTTCCAGGGCCGGTTCAGCATAAAGCTGAATCGCACCAGTCAGATAGAGCCCCTGGAAAATGAGGTGGAGGCAAGATCGGTCAGCAAGGCAGCGCAGGAGATGAAGGTGATCGAGATCAGCGAGCCCGGACTATGGGTCGATCTGAAGGTCAAGGTGGCTCAGCTCTGGGAGCCGAACAGCGATTCCATCTCCCAGTCGGGCCTTATCGGCGATGAGACCGGCTCTATAAAGTTTGTGAAATGGACGAAAGCTGATCTTGCCAACCTGGAGGAGGGGAAGAGCTATCTTCTTCGAAACCTGGTTACAGATGAGTTCCAGGGGAGGTTCAGCGTAAAGCTGAACCGCACCAGCCAAATCGAGCCGTTGGATGTTGACATAGAGATAGGCTCCCAGGCGGCAGAGTTCTCCGGGGCTCTGGTGGATGTGCAGAAGGGCTCGGGATTGATAAAGCGCTGCCCGGTATGCAAACGCTCCTTAGCCAAGGGGGTATGCACCGAGCACGGAAAGGTGGATGGCACATATGATCTGCGCATCAAAGCGGTGCTGGACGATGGCCGCCGGGTGCAGGATGTCCTCATCAACCGGGAGACCACTGAGCGGCTGGTTGGGCTTACCCTGGATGAAGCCAGGATGATGGCCATGGAGGCGCTCGATCACGAGGTGGTGCGCTCCCTCATCGAGAGCAAGCTGGTGGGCAGATACTTTGCCATCGCTGGGCCAAGGGTCGATCGCTATCTATTGGTGGAGACCATAAATGAGCTCATGCCGGTGACAGAATCGAGTGTGGACGAGCTCATGAGCCGGGTGGAGGCGATCTAG
- a CDS encoding NOP5/NOP56 family protein, which translates to MEIATWFGRIDSETGSVFLAEDGERMIDALLKKPLPAGPSVQPDLRRLALMHGYAADDIEYNARLREIALGLVRRQLAQLATTEQDLLQAVEAIDDMTEAINLLDERLYEWHRLHHQRIVHGKDLAELLCEDRIMGPFARSILRLMESRKSMEEEVSFRAEELAPNLSALAGPILAARLISRAGGLSRLAKMPSSRVQVMGAEKSLFKHLDGHAPSPKHGIIFRHPAVMGAPRRLRGKVARALAGKLALAARLDYYGASPSPDLAASLERRLNDIKRRGGNRKESIRLAGERNEQQG; encoded by the coding sequence ATGGAGATCGCGACCTGGTTTGGAAGGATTGATTCGGAGACTGGATCAGTATTCTTAGCTGAAGATGGGGAGAGGATGATAGACGCCCTTTTAAAGAAGCCTCTTCCTGCCGGCCCATCCGTTCAGCCCGACCTGCGCCGCCTGGCCCTAATGCATGGATATGCGGCAGATGATATCGAATATAACGCCCGCCTCAGAGAGATCGCCCTGGGCCTCGTTCGCCGCCAGCTTGCCCAGTTGGCTACCACAGAACAGGACCTCCTCCAGGCGGTAGAGGCCATAGACGATATGACTGAGGCGATAAATCTACTGGATGAGAGGCTCTATGAGTGGCATCGCCTGCACCATCAGAGGATCGTTCATGGAAAGGATCTGGCGGAGTTGCTATGCGAGGATCGGATTATGGGACCCTTTGCCAGGTCCATTCTCCGATTGATGGAATCGAGGAAGAGCATGGAGGAGGAGGTGAGCTTTCGAGCAGAGGAACTCGCCCCAAACCTTTCCGCTCTTGCCGGACCGATCCTGGCAGCGAGGCTCATATCCAGGGCAGGAGGCCTGAGCCGGCTGGCAAAGATGCCCTCCTCCCGGGTGCAGGTCATGGGGGCGGAGAAGTCCCTCTTCAAGCATCTTGACGGCCATGCCCCTTCCCCCAAGCACGGGATAATCTTCCGCCATCCAGCAGTCATGGGAGCCCCAAGAAGGCTGCGGGGAAAGGTGGCACGCGCTCTGGCTGGAAAGCTCGCCCTTGCCGCCCGGCTGGACTACTATGGAGCTAGCCCCTCACCTGACCTGGCAGCCTCCCTGGAGAGGCGGCTGAATGACATCAAACGCAGGGGAGGGAATAGAAAGGAGAGCATCAGATTGGCTGGAGAAAGGAATGAGCAGCAAGGATAG
- a CDS encoding methanogenesis marker 8 protein has product MHKMELLGRSAIKVSEEEVTEATEPVIEWCPLFDKVRGIKKVTKESAAANMEFRIKEHGMFSARRKLEMDTFVGFGASESMMTGLMRGIIDAAVTVCDGAGTVITSNGSLVQGMGGYISGLVETDPIPEVIKGIKSRDGHVLSPESGRIDQLEGAAYAISAGYCRFAVTVADAQTAERLRELERSTGVRIMIIGVHLTGISKDDARRLLKAADIVTSCASRHIREEAVPLVQVGTAVPLFSLTPWGKELLVERAKDVSSPLLINTMPLPVLPEKKQPRPLV; this is encoded by the coding sequence ATGCATAAAATGGAGCTACTGGGAAGATCAGCCATAAAGGTGAGCGAGGAAGAGGTAACGGAAGCCACCGAGCCGGTGATCGAATGGTGTCCTCTTTTCGATAAGGTCCGGGGAATAAAAAAGGTGACAAAGGAGTCCGCGGCTGCCAATATGGAGTTTCGCATTAAGGAGCATGGAATGTTCTCCGCCCGCCGGAAGCTGGAGATGGACACATTCGTCGGCTTTGGGGCATCCGAATCGATGATGACCGGGCTTATGAGGGGTATTATCGATGCTGCCGTTACCGTGTGCGATGGCGCTGGAACGGTCATCACCTCCAATGGATCACTGGTCCAGGGCATGGGCGGATACATCTCCGGACTGGTGGAGACGGACCCCATCCCAGAGGTGATAAAGGGCATAAAATCCAGGGATGGGCATGTCCTCTCTCCCGAGAGTGGCAGGATCGATCAGCTGGAGGGCGCGGCCTATGCCATAAGCGCTGGATACTGCCGGTTCGCGGTGACGGTAGCAGATGCCCAGACTGCAGAGAGGCTGAGGGAGCTGGAGAGATCAACTGGAGTGCGGATAATGATAATCGGGGTCCATCTCACAGGGATCAGCAAGGATGATGCCAGAAGGCTCTTGAAGGCGGCGGATATCGTCACCAGCTGCGCTTCCAGGCATATCCGAGAAGAGGCAGTACCCCTGGTGCAGGTAGGAACCGCGGTGCCTCTCTTCAGCCTGACCCCCTGGGGAAAGGAGCTGCTGGTGGAGAGGGCAAAGGATGTCTCTTCGCCGCTGCTGATAAACACCATGCCCCTTCCCGTCCTCCCGGAGAAAAAGCAGCCCAGGCCTCTGGTCTAG
- a CDS encoding ArsR family transcriptional regulator: MRLVKALNTSASADIAAERDEFASILMKIGLKRNVAKVLTYLAGVPEATSREIEIGSDLRQPEVSIAMREIRRLEWVRERDERNPGKGRPYRIYKLNRSLPDIVQYLESENAKEAERVMKQIEKLKSLKSN; this comes from the coding sequence ATGCGCCTGGTGAAAGCTTTGAATACATCAGCATCCGCTGATATCGCTGCCGAGCGCGACGAGTTTGCATCCATCTTAATGAAGATAGGCCTCAAGAGGAACGTGGCCAAGGTCCTGACCTATCTAGCGGGAGTGCCAGAGGCAACCAGCCGGGAGATTGAGATCGGATCCGATCTGCGCCAGCCTGAAGTTAGCATTGCCATGAGAGAGATTAGAAGGCTGGAATGGGTTAGAGAGAGGGATGAGAGGAATCCTGGAAAAGGTCGACCTTATCGCATCTATAAGCTGAACCGCAGCCTTCCTGATATCGTCCAGTATCTGGAGTCGGAGAATGCAAAGGAAGCGGAGAGGGTGATGAAGCAGATTGAGAAGCTCAAGTCTTTGAAATCGAATTGA
- the ftsZ gene encoding cell division protein FtsZ, translating into MKYIIDDAMGRAEAESRVKPSSMIKSDEELVSVLEELTTVIRVIGCGGGGSNTIDRLAECGIQGAELFAVNTDAQHLLHINADRRFLIGRRTTRGLGAGSLPAIGEEAAQEDIDEIRAAVDGADMVFVTCGLGGGTGTGASPVVAEAAREAGALTISIVTIPFSAEGTIRMQNAEAGLNRLREVSDTVIVVPNDRLLDVVPNLPLQAAFKVADEVLMRSVKGITELITRPGLINLDFADVRTVMTNGGVAMIGMGEAQGEEKARDSVSKALRSPLLDVDVSCATSALVNVVGGSDMTITDAETVVDEVYQKINPEARIIWGAQIDQNLDHTLRTMLVVTGVSSPQILGKDMSKRVTSRHGIDFLSRRARY; encoded by the coding sequence ATGAAGTACATCATCGACGATGCCATGGGCAGGGCTGAGGCTGAGAGCAGGGTCAAGCCTTCCAGCATGATTAAGAGCGATGAGGAGCTAGTGTCAGTTCTCGAGGAACTGACCACGGTCATCAGGGTAATTGGTTGTGGTGGAGGAGGCTCGAACACCATCGACCGCCTGGCAGAATGCGGCATCCAGGGGGCAGAGCTCTTTGCGGTGAACACCGATGCTCAGCACCTTTTGCATATCAATGCCGATCGCCGTTTCCTGATCGGCAGGCGTACAACTCGCGGCCTGGGCGCGGGCAGCCTGCCTGCCATCGGTGAAGAGGCTGCTCAAGAGGATATAGATGAGATCAGAGCGGCAGTGGATGGAGCGGACATGGTCTTCGTCACCTGCGGCCTTGGGGGCGGCACAGGCACTGGCGCCTCGCCGGTGGTGGCAGAGGCGGCCCGTGAGGCGGGCGCTCTTACCATCTCCATCGTTACCATTCCCTTCAGCGCAGAGGGGACGATAAGAATGCAGAATGCAGAAGCGGGCTTAAATAGGCTGCGAGAGGTCTCAGACACCGTGATCGTGGTGCCAAACGATCGACTTTTGGATGTCGTTCCCAACCTTCCCCTGCAGGCGGCCTTCAAGGTGGCGGATGAGGTGCTGATGCGCTCGGTCAAGGGGATTACTGAGCTCATAACCCGTCCCGGTCTGATCAACCTGGATTTCGCCGATGTTAGAACGGTGATGACAAACGGCGGAGTGGCTATGATCGGAATGGGTGAGGCACAGGGAGAGGAGAAGGCGCGGGACTCGGTATCGAAAGCCCTGCGAAGTCCCCTCCTGGATGTGGACGTATCCTGCGCGACATCCGCCCTGGTTAACGTGGTTGGAGGTTCTGACATGACCATCACCGATGCCGAGACCGTGGTGGATGAGGTCTATCAGAAGATAAATCCTGAGGCTCGGATCATCTGGGGAGCACAAATAGACCAGAACCTCGACCATACCCTGAGGACCATGCTGGTGGTTACAGGAGTCTCGTCTCCCCAAATACTGGGAAAGGACATGAGCAAGAGGGTGACCTCAAGGCATGGCATAGACTTCCTATCCCGGCGGGCACGTTATTGA
- a CDS encoding winged helix-turn-helix transcriptional regulator, producing MISILTEKVSGELEMLQRHLLILKHVVENEPIGILKLAEETSIPSHKVRYSLRILEQEGLIKATAPGATTTHETGPFLKELDSMIEELSKRADELKKIKIAR from the coding sequence GTGATATCCATTCTGACTGAGAAGGTGAGCGGGGAGCTTGAGATGTTGCAGAGGCACCTGCTCATACTCAAGCATGTGGTAGAGAACGAGCCCATTGGTATTCTCAAGCTGGCAGAGGAGACGAGCATACCCAGTCATAAGGTGCGTTATTCCTTAAGAATACTGGAACAAGAGGGTCTGATCAAGGCAACCGCTCCCGGCGCGACCACAACCCACGAGACCGGTCCATTCCTCAAGGAGCTGGACTCGATGATCGAAGAGCTTTCTAAGAGAGCAGATGAACTGAAAAAGATCAAGATCGCGAGGTAA